In Candidatus Binatia bacterium, the genomic window CAAGATGAACGAGACCATCTGCAGGGCGTACGCGATCATCGCTCCGAACACGGCCATGTTGAGGAGCACGCCACCGACCGGGACGTCACCGAAGATCGCATCGGAGAAGTGAATGAGAAGCGCCACCAGATAGCCGACGATGGCGCCTACGATGAGCGCGACGTGGGGGGTCTGGCGCGTACCGTGCGTCACCGAGAGAAAGGCCGGGAAGTACCCGGCCCGCGAGAGCGAATATATGTTGCGGCCGTATGCGAAAATGATCGTGTGGAAGCTTGCGACGAGCCCCGCGACCGCGATCAGCGCGAACACCTTCGAGCCGATGCCGTCACCGAAGATCGTCTGGAAGCCGAGGAAGAGCGGATCGTCCGATGTCCCGACCTCGGCGGCGCCGGGCGCAATCCCGGCGTTCAGGAACAAGGTGAGGAACGCTGCGATCACCAGGGTCAGGAGCCCGTAGAGCATCCCGCGGGGAATGTCGCGGACGGGATCGTGCGACTCCTCGGCGGCGAGAGGAAGCTCCTCGATCGCGAGGAAGAACCAGATCGCGAAAGGGAGTGCCCAGGCAATGCCCGCGACGCCCCGCGGCAACCACACGCTCCCTCCTGGATCGGGCGGGATGTTCAGCGCGTTGTCGAGCGAGAAGTGCGGCAGCGCTCCGACCCAGAAGACCACGAGAATCGAGAGGGCCACGATCGTGATCCCAACCGCGAAACGGAAGGTGACTTCCACGCCCCAAATGTTCAGACCGACGAATGCCGCGTAGGCGACGAACCACCAGACCGGTGCGAACGCGGCAGGCGTTTCGAAGATGTTCCCGAGATATCCACCGATGCCGACGACGATGACCGCCGGCGTGAGGACGTACTCGATGTTCTCCGCGAGCCCCGTCACGAAGCCGCCCCAGGGGCCCATCGCCGAGCGCGCGAAGGAGTAGGCACCGCCCGTGTGCGGCAGCGCTGGAGACATCTCGGCGATGCTGAAGCAGAGCCCGACGTACATCACGGTGATGATCAGAGTGGCGATCAGGAGACCGCCGAAGCCCCCGGCCTCGAGGCCGAAGTTCCACCCGAAGAAGTCGCCGGAGATCACGGCACCGACGCCCAGAGCCCACAGCGAGCCCACGCCGGCGTACCGGCGGAGACCGCGCTGGTCGAAAAACTCGTCGCCCGGCTTCCGATACCCCACCGAGCCCATTCCACCCCCGTCTCCCACGGCTCTCCTCTCTCACCCGCCCATGGACCGCACGCGTCCAAACAAGCGTGACGGGCGTACTTCCATCAGCTATCGATGTCTGGAACGATCCCTACAGAGATATGCTCCAACGACAACCAGACAACCGACCCGCCTCCCGAGTCCAGGAACAGGGCGCCCGCTCGCGGGAGCGGATCCTCGATGCGGCCGAAGCCCTAATGGCCGACCGCGGCTACGCCGGGGCCAGCATCTCCTCGATCTGCAAGGAGTCCGGGCTCCCCGCGAGCTCCGTGTACTGGCACTTCGAGAACAAGGAGGGGCTCCTCCAAGCCGTGATGGAGCGCGGCACGGGCCGGATGCTCGAGGAGATCTCGGCGGCCTACGAAGCCCCCGGACCCCCGCGGGAACGCCTCCACCGGATGCTCCGGCGGGCCGGGGCGGTATTCGAGGCGCAGCCGCGGGAGTTCCAGCGGCTCGAAATGATGATCACGCTCGAGCGCGGCCAATCCGACGACAGTTGGCGCGCGCCCAGCGAACGTCTGCAAACCCGGCTTCGGTCGCTTATCGAGGAGGCCCTCTTCGAGGTCTACCGCTCGATGGACGAAACATTGGCACGCAAGGTCGCCGAGGAGGGCGCCCTCCTCGCCGGAACCCTAGGAAACGGCGCCACCATCGAGGCGATCCGGAACCCCGAAGAGTTCGACCCCGCCGTGCTGATCGAGCAGCTGGAAATCGCGCTCATCGCCCTCGGTGAACATCGGCTGCGACAGAGCAAGAGAAAGAACGGCGCCACATGAATTTCCGGGCGCTCGTACTCGGCGTCGCGGCTTCCGCGACTCTCGGACTCATCACTTCGGCGTGCGACGGCAACGGCCCCGCGGGCGCCGCGCCGACCGGCCTCGGGCCCACTGCGGGCGCAGCACGAAATACACCTGCGATCCGGGTCCGCGTCGCGATGGCCGAGGTGAGGCCCCTGCAGCAAACGATCACGGTCCCGGGCGTCGTGCATCCGTTTCAAAAAGCCGCAATCGCCGCGAAGGTTCCGGGCCGTGTCGCCGAGCGACTCGCGGAACCCGGCGACACCGTGACACAGGGCGCCCCGCTGCTTCGACTCGACGAGGTCGATCTCAACCTGGCCGTCGACGAGGCGCGCATCGCGCTCCGCCTGGCGAAAGTCGATCTCGCCGATGCGAAACGCGAACTCGATCGTGGCGTCCGCTTGAGCCGTCAGAACACGATCTCCAAGAGCGAGATGGACGGCCGACAGACCGCCTTCGAGCGCGCCAAGGCGGCGGAGGCACGTGCTCAAGTCGCACTCGCGAGAGGCGAGCAGACGCTCGCGGACGCAACGATCAGAGCCCCGTTCGACGGCTCGGTCGAAGAGGTCGATGCGGACGTCGGCGAGTACCTCCAGCCCGGCGCGCCGGTGGCGACGATGGTCGACTTCTCCAAGGCCCGCGTTCGTGCCGGCGTCACCGCGACCGAAGCCGCACAACTGGCGGCCGGTCAGCCCGCCGACATCGGATTCGACACCCTCGGCGGCGCGCACGTCTCCGCCGCGATCCGAAGCGTCGCCCGGGTTTCGGACGCGGGCAGCGGAACCTACGCGGTCGAACTCTGGCTCGATCAGCCCGACTCTCGCCTGCGCGAGGGGATGATCGGAGAAGTCCATCTCCAGCGCGCGCCCGGCGAGCAGCATCCCGTCGTGCCCCGAGCGGCACTCTTGCGACGCGCGGGAAGGATGACGCTATTCGTCGTCGCCGAGTCGGACGGTGCCGCCCACGCCGAAGAGCGCGTCATTCGCAGTGGCCGCAACGACGGTGATCTCGTCGAGATCCTCGAGGGCGCCGTTGCCGGAGACCGAGTCGTCATCGATGGACACTTCGCGCTCAGCAACGGCGCCGCGGTCTCCATCGACGAAGACCAGAACTGAGGCCTGCCCGTGGAACGCCTGATTCGCTTCTTCGTTCAGCGCCACCTGTTGGTGCACGTCATCACCGCGGTCGTCGTGGTGGTCGGCTATCAGACCATGGCGAGCACGCCGCGGGAGACCTTCCCCGACGTCACGATGAACCAGTTGATCGTGAACGCGGTCCTCCCGGGCGCTTCGGTGCAGGACGTCGAGACCAAGCTCACGATTCCGATCGAAGAAGCGATCGACAAGATCGACGGCGTGAAGCGACACACGACGGTTATCACCGATCAGGTGTCGCTCACGGCGGTCGAGTTCCTCGACGACATCGACAAAGACGGGCTGGACGCCGTAGAGAGGGATCTCCGGACCGAGCTCGATGCCATCCGGGATTTCCCGCCGGAGATGGAAAACGACCCCGTCGTTCTGCGCTTCGAGGCTCAGAAGTTCCCGGTCGTCGAGATCGCCCTCTCGGGCCCCTCGGTCGCGGTCGCCGACACGGCCCGCATGCTGGAGCGAAAGCTGGAGCGCCTCGACGAGGTCTCGAGTGTCAGCCCGATCGGCCTGGAAGACTCCGAGCTGCGCGTCCTGGTCGACCCTGTCCGCGCGCGCGAGCTGGGTATCACCCTCCTCGACGTCGTCCGCGCCATCGAGGCGCGCAACGTGTCCAGCACGGGAGGCAGCCTGGAAAGCCAGGAGGAACGGCGCCAGGTCGTCCTCTGGAGCCGCTACGGCGACCCCTCCGAGGTCGGCGAGACAATCCTGCGGTTCTCCCCGGACAGCGGTGCGATCCGCGTCCGCGACGTGGCACGGCTCGAACTCGGGCGAGAAGATACCGGCCTCTTGGCCCACACCAACGGGCGTCCGGGTGTTTCACTCATCGTGCGAAAGCAAGGCAACGCCGACGTAATCCTCGCCGTCGACAGTGTCCGGGAGTTGGTGAACAGCACCCCTCTACCTGCGGGAGTCAGCGCCGTCCTCGTAAAGGACGAATCGTATTGGACCCGGAACCGAATCGACCTGATCATCACCAACGGGCTCGTCGGCGTATTCCTGATCACCGGCGCGCTGCTGTTGTTCCTCACGCCCCAGGTCGCCCTTTGGGTGATGGTCGGGATCCCGGTGGTCTTCATGTCGGTGCTCATGATGTTCCCGGTGATCGGGTTCTCCGTGAACATCGTGACGCTGACGGGACTCGTGGTCGTCCTGGGGATGGTGGTGGACGACGCCGTGGTCGTGGCCGAACGCATTGTCGCAAAGCGCCAGGAAGGTCTCGACGCGCAAGAGGCTGCCACGCAAGGCGCCCTCGAGATGGCGAGACCCGTCATTGCGTCGGCGATCACCACGATGCTCGCCTTTGCGCCACTCCTCGCCATCGGCGGCATGGCCGGGAAGATGACCCACTCGATGCCGTTTGTCGTGGTGCTGGCCCTGCTGGCATCGCTCCTCGAGTCGTTCCTGATCCTACCGGCGCACATGTCGATGGGCGGAGGCGCCAAGCCGACTCCGAAGCGCGCCTTCGTAATTCGAATGGAGGAACGCTACCGCCGGACGCTCGAAGCTACGCTCCATCACCGAACGTGGGTAATCGGGGCATTCGTCACCGGGCTCATCATCGTGATGGTGGTCCTTCTCCCGCAGCTCCGGGTGATGATCTTCCCCCAGGACGATGCGGAATCGGTCTTCGTGAAAGTCAGCACTCCTCTCGGCACGCCGATCGAACAGACCGAGGCCATCACCGCCTCGATTGAGCGCCAGATCCCCGCGATCGTCGGCGAGGACCTCAATGCGATCACGGCGCGCATCGGCCATCAGGAAGCCGGCGGAAAAGGCTTCGATCGTGAACAAGGATCGGCCGACAACGAAGCCGTCGTCGAGGTCCTGCTGCGGCGAGGCAGTATGCAGAATACACCTGCCGAGTGGATGGAGATCCTGGAGGCGAGCCTCGTCGTCGCCGACGACGTCACGCTCCTCTTCGAGCCCGCTCAGACAGGCCCCGTCATGGGCGCGCCGCTCACGATCCACGTTGCGGGCAATGACGACGCGCTGCGCCGAAGCACCGCGCTCGAGATCTCCGAGCGGCTCACGGGTGTCGACGGTGTCGTGAACATCGATATCGACGAGCGGCCGGGCACGCCGCAGGTCGAGCTAAACCTCAACTACGAGAAGCTCGCACTCCTCGGGCTCTCTCCGCAGGACGTCGCGACGACACTGAAAGGTGCGTTCCACGGAATCCCCGCGTCCGAGCATCGCGACCTCGATGAAACGACCGAGTTCCGGGTCCTGCTCGATCCCGGGGCGCGCGGATCTCTCGGATCCCTGCTCGAGCTTCCCATCCGATCCCGAAGCGGCGCCCTCGTTCGAATCCGCGACGTGGTCCGGCCCGTGGAGACCGCCTCGGTCTCGCGCATCTATCACCGAGACGGAATACGAGTCGCGACGGTCAGTGCGCACTTCGCCGTGGGCTCCGGACACACAGCGCTCTCGATGGCCGACCGACTCGACGTCGAACTCCTCCCCCTGTACGCGGGAAAGAAAGGCATCGAGGTCTACCAAGGCGGCGAAGCCGAGGAGAGCCGAAAGACCACCGCCGACGTCGGCACCGTCGCCCTCATGGCGTTCGGCGGCATTACGGTCGTCATCGCGCTGATGCTCGGGTCCTTCCTCGAAGCGTTCTTCGTGATCGCGATCATTCCGTTCTCGTTCGCAACGGTCGTGCTCACGTTCTTCATCCACCAGACCGCGTTCTCTCTGTTCGCGATGATGGGGGCGGTCGGGCTAGCCGGCGTAGTCGTGAACTCGTCGATCGTCATGGTCGATGCGATCCATCGCCGTCTCGCCGACATCCCTCCGTCCGAACGCCACCTCCACGAGTCCGACATGATCGACGCCGTCGTGGGCCGCCTCCGGCCCATCATCGTGACCTCGATCACGACCCTCGGTGGCGTCTTGCCCATGGCGTATGGCGTCGGCGGATACGACATGGTCGTCGCACCGATGTCGCTCGCTCTGGGTTGGGGACTCGCCTTCTCGACCGTGGTGACGCTCTTCCTCGTACCGGTGCTCTACTCCGTCGCCTCGGACCTCCGCCGAATCCAGGTCCTCGATCGAGCCCGCGAGCTCGTGGGGCACGCTTCGGCGAAGGCGGAGAACCCGGTCTCGGGCCCGATCGGCGAAAGCCGGCCGCTGCGCCGAAACTAACTCGGGACTTGCGCACCAGCCGCTTCATCCAGCAGAAGCACTAGATGAACGCGCTGGTCATCGGCGGCACCGGCCCCACCGGCCACTTCATCGTGAACGGCCTCCACCGGCGCGGGTTCGACGTCACGATTCTCCACACGGGGAACCACGAGCTGGCGGAGAACCCCAACGACATCGAGCACATCCACACGGACCCGTACTCGATCGACGCGCTGACGACGGCTCTCGAGGGCCGCGCGTTCGATGTCTGTATCGCCGCCTACGGGCGACTGCGTGCAACCGCCGAGCTTCTCGCAGGGCGCGTCGGGAAGTTCGTCTCGATCGGTGGGGTTCCCGCGTACCGCGGCTACATGCACCCTTCGCTGGACGCACCCGCCGGGCTCCCCGTACCGACCCGCGAAGACGCCGCGCTCGTCCGCGACCCCGAGCTCGACGACAAGGGGTTCCGGATCGTCCGCACCGAGGAGAGCCTCTTCGAGGCTCAGCCCGACGCGGCTCACTTCCGGTACCCCTACGTGTACGGCCCGTACCAACTCGTACCGCGCGAGTGGTGCATCGTGCGGCGCATTCGCGATGGCCGCGAAACGATCATCCTACCCGACGACGGCCTCACGCTGCAGAGCTTCGGCTACGCGGAGAACCTCGCGCACGCCGTCCTCCTGGGCGTAGACCACCCTGAGCGCTCCGCCGGGCAGATCTACAACTGCGCCGATGAAGAGACCCTAAGCCTGCGTCAGGTCGTCGAAATCACTGCCGCGGCGCTCGCGCATCCGCTCGAGATCATCTCGATGCCCTGGGCCCTCGCGGCCCCCGCGCGCCCCCTCGTCATGCAGCCCCTCCCGACGCACCGTGTGCTCGATATCTCGAAAGCACGTGAGCAGCTGGGCTACCGGGACGTCGTTCCCGCACGCGAAGCGATCGCCAGAACCGCCCGATGGTTGAACGAGCACCCTCCCGAGCCCGGCGCGCTCGAGGAAACCTGCCTGCAGGATCCCTTCGACTACGCGGCGGAAGACCGTCTGATTGCTTCGTGGCGCTCCGCGCTCGGCGGGTTGACCACCGTCGAGTTCAAGGAGCCGCCCGGCTACGGGCTCGCGTACAGCGGGCCCGGCGGCCGTTCCCCGTCAAAACAATTCGAATAGGAGACAAGCGTGATGAGTGGACCGATGGACGGAGTGAAGGTCGTCGACCTCTCGATTGCGCTGGCCGGGCCCTGGGCCGTGGGGATGCTCGCCGACCAGGGCGCCTCGGTCATCAAAGTCGAACCGCCCGGCCTCGGCGACATCGGTCGTTGGGTCGGTGTTGCCGTGAACGGGATCTCCGCGATGGCGGCTGTGGTGAACCGTGGCAAGCGCTCGATCGCGGTGAACCTACAAACCGAGGAAGGCCTCGCGATCGTACGAAAGCTCGCTGCAGGTGCTGATGTGTTCGTACAGAACTTTCGACCTGGTGTGATCGAGAAGCTGGGACTCTCCTACGACACGATTCGCAAGGGCAACCCAGATCTCATCTACTGTTCAATCAGTGGGTTCGGGCAGGAAGGTCCGTATGCGCGCAAGAGTGCGTACGACCCCGTCGTGCAGGCGTACGGCGGGCTCGCTTACGCGCAGGCGGGCGCCGACGGCGAGCCGCAGCTCATCCGGCATACCGCGGCCGACAAGATCACCGCCCTCACAGCCTCCCAGGCGATCTCGGCGGCCCTGTTCGCACGCGAACGCGGCCGGGGCGGGCAACACCTGCAGCTCTCTATGCTCGAGGCGGTGGTGAACTTTGTCTGGGCCGATGCGGCCGGGAACGAGGTGTTGCTCGATTCCGACGGCTCGCAACCCTCAGCCTTCTCCCGCGACCAGAAGCTCTGGCCCACGAAGGACGGGCACGTCATCGCCGCCCCGGTCTCCGACTCCGACGTGGCCGGCATCTGCCGCGGCGTCGGGGTCGACGGCTACGACGCTCCGGAAGTCGCGACGATCATGGCACGCCGGACGAACATGGAAGCGTTCAACGAGCTTCTCCGCCGCGTCCTCGATGCCGTCAGCAACCTCACCACCGAAGAGGCCATTCGTGGGATGGAAGCCGAGAAGGCGCCTTGCGGAGCCGTGCTGTCACCGGAGCAGCTACCCAACGACCCGCAGGTTCGCGCACTCGGGATGCTCGAGGACTCCACGCATCCCATCGCTGGGAGGATGCGTCAGCCGCGGCCGGCCGCGCGCTTCACGAAGACCCCGTCCGAGACAGGCGGTCCAGCGCCAGGGCTCGGCGAACACACGGATGCGATCCTCACCGAACTCGGAATGGGAGACCGCACACGGGAGTTGCGCGACGCCGGCGTGATCGCCTGACCAGGCCCGCGCCGCGAACGCTGCTCAGCTCGGCGCGGCAGCGCCCTGGAGCAAGCCGCCGATCGTATCGAGGTACGCACGATAGTCCGTGCTGATCTCCTGGGTGCTGCGCAGGATAAGCGCCTCGGGCCCACGCTTTTCGATGTGGTCCCAGTGGCGCCCCGTTGGGGTCCATCGCGGCCGACGAAGTCGCCGAGGCCCCAGCCACGGTCACCGGGAACGACGGGCAACTCGGCGGCCCACACGCCCTGATGCTTGCGGTCCTGGAGGACGCGATTCACTGCGCCGGCCTCCTCTGTCACCCCCGCCGGCCGGAGCAGGGGCGTCTGCGCCAACGCGCTCGAACCTGAATCCGCTCCACGGATCGAGCCTGGCGGTTCTCCTTCGAGAGCGTCTTCGAAGCCGAGCGGATGAGCGCCGGCGTCGGGCGCGTCTTCGGGGGAGAAATCCTTGAACAAGGCCACCGCAACCTCTGAACTTCGCGCGAACGCCTGCTAGATTGCCGCGCCATGCCACTGGATCAGCGCGCCGAAGTAACACGCACGCCACCCCGCTGGCTCATCCCCTGGATCACGACCACGCAGGTCTGGGTCTACGAGATCACGCGAGGCCGCCTCGGCGCCTCTGCGAAGAACATGCAGAACCTGCTCCTTCGCGGCATTCGAAGGAAATCGGGCAAGAAGTTCGCCGTGTGCCTTCCCTACTGGCTCGACGACGACGGCCGCCGGATCGTGGTCGCCTCCTACGCGGGGGCTCGGAAGAATCCGGCATGGTACCACAACGTGAAGGACACCCGCGCGAATCCGAAGGTGACCGTGCGCGACGGAGCGCGTGTCTTCGCAGCGCGGGTCGAGATCCTTGAGGGAGACGAGTACGAGCGGCTCTGGGAACGCATCTGCGCCGACCGACCGTTCTATGCACGCTATCAAGGAAGAACGTCGCGGCGAATCCCGTTGGTTCGGATCCTCGATACCACGGCGTAGAACGCCTCGATGAGGGCCGCATCGTTTCTCTCCGCGCACGGCCGCACCACTCGCGCAGATCGAGCGCGGAAAAGTCGTCTCGGTCGAAGCGGTCGGCTGCGCCAACGTGGAGGCGCGAAGGCGCATGACGGGAGACACGGTGCTGCAGATGGGCTCGGTCTCCGAGAGTGTCACCGCCTTTGCGGATTGACTCGGGACCCGCCCTACTTGTAGATACAAGCTTGATGGTGCCCCCTTCGATTCCGCGATCTGCCGCCCCCCCCAAGCCGCCCTCCTTGGGCGATTGTGTGTGCTTCAACGCGCGCAGCGCGGCCCGAGCGATCACCTACCTCTACGACGAGACGCTCGCCCCCTCGGGCCTGCGCATCAACCAGTTCGCCACCCTCGCCGCGATCCACCAGCGGCACGGCGGCTCGATGCAGACCATCGCCGCCGATCTCGGCCTCGATCCGAGCACCATGACGCGCGTCCTGCGCCCACTTGTCGAAGACGGCCTGGTGAGCGCCGAGCCCGGCGAGAACCGGCGCGCGAAACAACTCGCGCTCACGGACCTCGGCCAAGAGAAGCTACGCAGTACCCACGCGCTCTGGCAGCAGGCGCAAGACGATCTACGCGAAAAGCTCGATCCCGGAGTCTTCGAACGACTCGTGGGCGACCTCGCGAAACTGCACGAAGCCCTGCGACCCTGACCCATCACATACGGGTGCAACGCGGCCTTCCGCCTGCACCGGAGGTAGCGACATGAGTGCGACGCAAGAAGTCCATCCTTCCGTGTCTAAGACCCCGATCGCCGTTTCCGGATCGGACCTGCCGACCATCTGTGTTCTGTGCAGTCACAACTGCGGCGTCCGCGTCACGGTCGAAGACGGCAAGATCACGAAGGTCCGAGGAGACGCGTCGAACCCCATTACGCAGGGCTACATCTGCAACAAAGCCGTCACGATCGACAAGTACGCAAATCACAAGCAGCGCGTCGAGTACCCGATGCGCCGCCAAGCAGACGGAACGTTCGAGCGCATCTCCTGGGAGACCGCGACGACGGAGATCGGTGAGAAGCTGGCCGCGCTTCGCAACGAGCACGGACCTCGCTCGCTCGGTTTGGTGGGAATCGGCGGCCAGGGCAACCACCTCGACGCGCCGTACGCGTCTTCGTTCCTGCGCGCGACGGGTTCCCGCCGCTGGTACAACGCGTTCGCACAAGAGAAGACGCAGCACATGCTCGTCGATCAGTGGATGTTCGATGCGCCGCCGACCACGTTCTACCACCCCGATGTAGACCACGCGACGTACCTGATCGTGATGGGAACGAATCCCCGCATCTCGAACCGGGGCCACAACGCGACCGAGACGTTCCGAGACCTGAGCAAGCGCGAGAGCTGTACCGTTGTCGTTCTCGACCCGCGCGAAACGGAAACGACCCGCGG contains:
- a CDS encoding amino acid permease, whose amino-acid sequence is MGSVGYRKPGDEFFDQRGLRRYAGVGSLWALGVGAVISGDFFGWNFGLEAGGFGGLLIATLIITVMYVGLCFSIAEMSPALPHTGGAYSFARSAMGPWGGFVTGLAENIEYVLTPAVIVVGIGGYLGNIFETPAAFAPVWWFVAYAAFVGLNIWGVEVTFRFAVGITIVALSILVVFWVGALPHFSLDNALNIPPDPGGSVWLPRGVAGIAWALPFAIWFFLAIEELPLAAEESHDPVRDIPRGMLYGLLTLVIAAFLTLFLNAGIAPGAAEVGTSDDPLFLGFQTIFGDGIGSKVFALIAVAGLVASFHTIIFAYGRNIYSLSRAGYFPAFLSVTHGTRQTPHVALIVGAIVGYLVALLIHFSDAIFGDVPVGGVLLNMAVFGAMIAYALQMVSFILLRRDLPNMERPYVSATGLPGAWAALVIALVTLVFLFLNPDYRLGVWGCAAWYTLGLGYFALHARYQLILSPEEEFARRHRESAGLE
- a CDS encoding TetR/AcrR family transcriptional regulator, producing MLQRQPDNRPASRVQEQGARSRERILDAAEALMADRGYAGASISSICKESGLPASSVYWHFENKEGLLQAVMERGTGRMLEEISAAYEAPGPPRERLHRMLRRAGAVFEAQPREFQRLEMMITLERGQSDDSWRAPSERLQTRLRSLIEEALFEVYRSMDETLARKVAEEGALLAGTLGNGATIEAIRNPEEFDPAVLIEQLEIALIALGEHRLRQSKRKNGAT
- a CDS encoding efflux RND transporter periplasmic adaptor subunit; amino-acid sequence: MNFRALVLGVAASATLGLITSACDGNGPAGAAPTGLGPTAGAARNTPAIRVRVAMAEVRPLQQTITVPGVVHPFQKAAIAAKVPGRVAERLAEPGDTVTQGAPLLRLDEVDLNLAVDEARIALRLAKVDLADAKRELDRGVRLSRQNTISKSEMDGRQTAFERAKAAEARAQVALARGEQTLADATIRAPFDGSVEEVDADVGEYLQPGAPVATMVDFSKARVRAGVTATEAAQLAAGQPADIGFDTLGGAHVSAAIRSVARVSDAGSGTYAVELWLDQPDSRLREGMIGEVHLQRAPGEQHPVVPRAALLRRAGRMTLFVVAESDGAAHAEERVIRSGRNDGDLVEILEGAVAGDRVVIDGHFALSNGAAVSIDEDQN
- a CDS encoding efflux RND transporter permease subunit; this encodes MERLIRFFVQRHLLVHVITAVVVVVGYQTMASTPRETFPDVTMNQLIVNAVLPGASVQDVETKLTIPIEEAIDKIDGVKRHTTVITDQVSLTAVEFLDDIDKDGLDAVERDLRTELDAIRDFPPEMENDPVVLRFEAQKFPVVEIALSGPSVAVADTARMLERKLERLDEVSSVSPIGLEDSELRVLVDPVRARELGITLLDVVRAIEARNVSSTGGSLESQEERRQVVLWSRYGDPSEVGETILRFSPDSGAIRVRDVARLELGREDTGLLAHTNGRPGVSLIVRKQGNADVILAVDSVRELVNSTPLPAGVSAVLVKDESYWTRNRIDLIITNGLVGVFLITGALLLFLTPQVALWVMVGIPVVFMSVLMMFPVIGFSVNIVTLTGLVVVLGMVVDDAVVVAERIVAKRQEGLDAQEAATQGALEMARPVIASAITTMLAFAPLLAIGGMAGKMTHSMPFVVVLALLASLLESFLILPAHMSMGGGAKPTPKRAFVIRMEERYRRTLEATLHHRTWVIGAFVTGLIIVMVVLLPQLRVMIFPQDDAESVFVKVSTPLGTPIEQTEAITASIERQIPAIVGEDLNAITARIGHQEAGGKGFDREQGSADNEAVVEVLLRRGSMQNTPAEWMEILEASLVVADDVTLLFEPAQTGPVMGAPLTIHVAGNDDALRRSTALEISERLTGVDGVVNIDIDERPGTPQVELNLNYEKLALLGLSPQDVATTLKGAFHGIPASEHRDLDETTEFRVLLDPGARGSLGSLLELPIRSRSGALVRIRDVVRPVETASVSRIYHRDGIRVATVSAHFAVGSGHTALSMADRLDVELLPLYAGKKGIEVYQGGEAEESRKTTADVGTVALMAFGGITVVIALMLGSFLEAFFVIAIIPFSFATVVLTFFIHQTAFSLFAMMGAVGLAGVVVNSSIVMVDAIHRRLADIPPSERHLHESDMIDAVVGRLRPIIVTSITTLGGVLPMAYGVGGYDMVVAPMSLALGWGLAFSTVVTLFLVPVLYSVASDLRRIQVLDRARELVGHASAKAENPVSGPIGESRPLRRN
- a CDS encoding NAD-dependent epimerase/dehydratase family protein gives rise to the protein MNALVIGGTGPTGHFIVNGLHRRGFDVTILHTGNHELAENPNDIEHIHTDPYSIDALTTALEGRAFDVCIAAYGRLRATAELLAGRVGKFVSIGGVPAYRGYMHPSLDAPAGLPVPTREDAALVRDPELDDKGFRIVRTEESLFEAQPDAAHFRYPYVYGPYQLVPREWCIVRRIRDGRETIILPDDGLTLQSFGYAENLAHAVLLGVDHPERSAGQIYNCADEETLSLRQVVEITAAALAHPLEIISMPWALAAPARPLVMQPLPTHRVLDISKAREQLGYRDVVPAREAIARTARWLNEHPPEPGALEETCLQDPFDYAAEDRLIASWRSALGGLTTVEFKEPPGYGLAYSGPGGRSPSKQFE
- a CDS encoding CoA transferase, whose amino-acid sequence is MSGPMDGVKVVDLSIALAGPWAVGMLADQGASVIKVEPPGLGDIGRWVGVAVNGISAMAAVVNRGKRSIAVNLQTEEGLAIVRKLAAGADVFVQNFRPGVIEKLGLSYDTIRKGNPDLIYCSISGFGQEGPYARKSAYDPVVQAYGGLAYAQAGADGEPQLIRHTAADKITALTASQAISAALFARERGRGGQHLQLSMLEAVVNFVWADAAGNEVLLDSDGSQPSAFSRDQKLWPTKDGHVIAAPVSDSDVAGICRGVGVDGYDAPEVATIMARRTNMEAFNELLRRVLDAVSNLTTEEAIRGMEAEKAPCGAVLSPEQLPNDPQVRALGMLEDSTHPIAGRMRQPRPAARFTKTPSETGGPAPGLGEHTDAILTELGMGDRTRELRDAGVIA
- a CDS encoding nitroreductase/quinone reductase family protein encodes the protein MPLDQRAEVTRTPPRWLIPWITTTQVWVYEITRGRLGASAKNMQNLLLRGIRRKSGKKFAVCLPYWLDDDGRRIVVASYAGARKNPAWYHNVKDTRANPKVTVRDGARVFAARVEILEGDEYERLWERICADRPFYARYQGRTSRRIPLVRILDTTA
- a CDS encoding MarR family winged helix-turn-helix transcriptional regulator, with protein sequence MGDCVCFNARSAARAITYLYDETLAPSGLRINQFATLAAIHQRHGGSMQTIAADLGLDPSTMTRVLRPLVEDGLVSAEPGENRRAKQLALTDLGQEKLRSTHALWQQAQDDLREKLDPGVFERLVGDLAKLHEALRP